In Gibberella moniliformis mitochondrion, complete genome, a genomic segment contains:
- the nad4L gene encoding NADH:ubiquinone oxidoreductase subunit 4L, translated as MNLTLVLFLIGILGFVFNRKNIILMLISIEIMLLSITFLILVSSVNIDDIIGQTYAIYIIVVAGAESAIGLAILVAFYRLRGSIAIEYK; from the coding sequence ATGAATTTAACTTTAGTACTTTTTTTAATAGGAATCTTAGGGTTTGTATTTAATAGAAAAAATATAATATTAATGCTTATTTCTATAGAAATAATGCTATTATCTATAACATTCTTAATATTGGTAAGTTCTGTTAATATTGACGATATAATAGGACAAACATATGCTATATACATTATAGTAGTTGCTGGTGCAGAATCTGCTATCGGTTTAGCTATTTTAGTAGCTTTTTATAGACTAAGAGGAAGTATTGCAATAGAATATAAATAA
- the nad5 gene encoding NADH:ubiquinone oxidoreductase subunit 5, whose protein sequence is MYLSIIILPLLGSIVSGFFGRKVGVTGSRILGCLSIMITTILAIISFFEVGFNNNPVSINLFKWLDNESFNMAWNFQFDSLTVSMLIPVLIISSLVHFYSIGYMSHDPHNQRFFSYLSLFTFMMIILVTGNNYLVMFVGWEGVGVCSYLLVSFWFTRIAANQSSLSAFLTNRVGDCFFMIGMFILLWTLGTLDYSTVFSLAPYINENITTIIGICLLIGAMAKSSQVGLHIWLPMAMEGPTPVSALIHAATMVTAGVYLLIRSSPLIEYSSAVLLICLWLGAITTIFSSLIGLFPQDIKKIIAYSTMSQLGMMVIAIGLSFYNVAIFHLINHAFYKGLLFLGAGAVIHAVVDNQDLRKYGGLISFLPLTYSVILIASLSLVAFPFMTGFYSKDFILESAYGQYHFSSIDVYVIAVIGAIFTTLYSVKVIYLTFLTNPNGPVNYYRNAHESDIFISLPLVVLAVFSIYFGYITRDIFIGLGSGFFIDNSIFIHPVHEIMIDTEFGVPTIFKLIPFILTVSFSALAIIYSEFMPNIISNFKLSNLGYYIYGFFNQRFLVEFFYNKYIVNSVLEIGGQTTKVLDKGSIESIGPYGFGVILTKASKIISSLSNGVVTNYALYILIGICFYLSIFTFVQVVDDVVNSITIASLVILMLYKDRSLISN, encoded by the coding sequence ATGTATTTAAGTATAATTATATTACCTTTATTAGGATCTATAGTATCCGGTTTTTTTGGTAGAAAAGTCGGTGTTACAGGTAGCCGTATTTTAGGTTGTTTAAGTATAATGATAACTACAATATTAGCTATCATTAGCTTTTTTGAAGTAGGATTTAATAATAATCCCGTTTCAATAAATTTATTTAAATGATTAGATAACGAATCATTTAATATGGCATGAAACTTTCAATTTGATAGTTTAACAGTATCAATGTTAATACCTGTATTAATAATCAGTTCTTTAGTTCATTTTTATTCAATAGGATATATGAGTCACGATCCCCACAATCAAAGATTCTTTAGTTATTTAAGTTTATTCACTTTTATGATGATAATACTAGTAACAGGTAATAATTATTTAGTTATGTTCGTCGGATGAGAAGGTGTGGGTGTTTGTTCATATCTATTAGTTAGTTTCTGATTCACTAGAATAGCGGCTAATCAAAGTTCTCTTTCAGCTTTCTTAACTAATAGAGTTGGAGATTGCTTCTTTATGATAGGTATGTTTATCTTATTATGAACTTTAGGGACTTTAGATTATAGTACTGTATTCTCATTAGCTCCTTATATTAATGAAAATATAACAACAATTATAGGAATATGCCTATTGATAGGTGCAATGGCAAAAAGTTCTCAAGTAGGTCTTCATATCTGATTACCTATGGCCATGGAGGGTCCTACACCGGTATCTGCTTTAATACATGCAGCTACAATGGTTACAGCGGGAGTATATTTATTAATTCGTTCATCACCTTTAATAGAATATAGCTCTGCTGTATTATTAATCTGTTTATGATTAGGAGCTATTACTACAATATTTAGTTCATTAATAGGATTATTTCCACAAGATATAAAAAAAATTATCGCATATTCTACTATGAGTCAATTAGGTATGATGGTGATAGCTATAGGTTTATCTTTCTATAATGTAGCCATATTTCACTTAATAAATCATGCCTTCTATAAAGGATTATTATTCTTAGGGGCAGGAGCAGTTATACACGCAGTAGTAGATAATCAAGATTTAAGAAAATACGGGGGATTAATATCATTCCTACCATTAACCTATTCTGTGATATTAATAGCTAGTCTTAGTTTAGTTGCTTTCCCTTTTATGACAGGATTTTATAGTAAAGATTTTATATTAGAATCTGCCTATGGTCAATATCATTTTAGTAGTATCGATGTATATGTTATAGCAGTAATTGGGGCTATATTTACTACACTATATTCAGTTAAAGTTATATACTTAACTTTCTTAACTAATCCTAATGGACCAGTTAATTATTATAGAAATGCACATGAAAGTGATATATTTATCAGTTTACCTTTAGTGGTATTAGCTGTATTCTCGATATATTTTGGATATATCACTAGAGATATTTTCATAGGTTTAGGTTCAGGGTTCTTTATAGACAATAGTATATTTATTCACCCTGTTCATGAAATAATGATTGACACTGAATTTGGTGTACCTACTATATTTAAATTAATTCCTTTTATCCTTACTGTTTCTTTCTCAGCATTAGCTATAATATATTCAGAATTTATGCCAAATATAATATCTAACTTTAAATTATCTAATTTAGGATATTATATTTATGGTTTCTTTAATCAACGTTTCTTAGTTGAATTCTTTTATAATAAATACATTGTTAATTCAGTTTTAGAGATAGGAGGTCAAACGACAAAAGTTTTAGATAAAGGTAGTATTGAATCAATAGGTCCTTATGGATTTGGTGTTATTTTAACTAAAGCTAGTAAAATAATTTCTAGCTTAAGTAATGGAGTCGTAACTAATTACGCTCTTTATATTTTAATAGGAATTTGCTTCTACTTATCTATTTTTACTTTTGTTCAGGTAGTAGATGACGTAGTAAATTCTATTACAATAGCAAGCTTAGTAATTCTTATGTTATATAAAGATCGTTCTTTAATTTCTAACTAG
- the cob gene encoding ubiquinone:cytochrome c oxidoreductase apocytochrome b, whose protein sequence is MRILKNHPLLKLANGYLIDASQPSNISYLWNFGSLLLVCLVIQIVTGVTLAMHYNPSVLEAFNSVEHIMRDVNNGWLVRYLHSNTASAFFFLVYLHIGRGIYYASYRAPRTLTWVIGTIILIVMIVTGFLGYVLPYGQMSLWGATVITNLISAVPWIGQDIVEFIWGGFSVNNATLNRFFALHFVLPFILAALVLMHMIALHDTAGSSNPLGVPVYYDRMPMAPYFLFKDLITIFIFIFVLGIFVFFMPNVLGDSDNYIMANPMQTPPAIVPEWYLLPFYAILRSIPNKLLGVIAMLAAILIILLLPKADLGLTKGLQFRPLSKIAFYLFLVNFLMLMQLGAKHVESPFIEIGQLSTALYFSHFLFILPAVSILENTLVDLELQNNAKNI, encoded by the coding sequence ATGAGAATATTAAAAAATCACCCTTTATTAAAATTAGCTAATGGTTATTTAATAGACGCTTCACAACCTAGTAATATAAGTTACTTATGAAATTTCGGATCTTTATTATTAGTTTGTTTAGTTATACAAATTGTAACTGGAGTTACTTTAGCAATGCACTATAATCCCTCAGTATTAGAAGCATTTAATTCTGTAGAGCATATTATGCGTGATGTAAACAATGGATGATTAGTACGTTACTTACATAGTAACACAGCATCAGCTTTCTTCTTTTTAGTGTACTTACACATAGGAAGAGGTATATACTACGCATCATATAGAGCACCAAGAACATTGACATGAGTTATAGGTACAATAATCCTTATCGTTATGATAGTTACAGGATTCCTGGGTTATGTTTTACCTTATGGACAAATGTCATTATGAGGTGCTACAGTTATTACTAATTTAATTAGTGCTGTTCCATGAATTGGACAAGACATAGTTGAGTTCATTTGAGGAGGTTTTAGCGTAAATAACGCAACTTTAAACAGATTCTTTGCTTTACATTTTGTATTACCTTTTATATTAGCGGCATTAGTTTTAATGCATATGATAGCTTTACATGATACAGCTGGATCAAGTAATCCTTTAGGAGTACCAGTATATTATGATAGAATGCCTATGGCTCCTTATTTCTTATTTAAAGATTTAATAACTATATTTATCTTTATATTTGTTTTAGGTATCTTTGTATTCTTTATGCCTAATGTTTTAGGTGATAGTGATAATTATATAATGGCTAATCCTATGCAAACACCACCTGCCATAGTACCTGAATGATATTTATTACCTTTCTATGCTATTTTAAGATCTATACCTAATAAATTATTAGGAGTTATCGCAATGTTAGCTGCAATACTAATTATTTTACTATTACCTAAAGCTGATTTAGGGCTAACTAAAGGTTTACAATTTAGACCCCTAAGCAAGATAGCTTTCTACCTGTTTTTAGTGAATTTTTTAATGTTAATGCAATTAGGAGCTAAACACGTAGAGAGCCCGTTTATAGAAATAGGACAATTAAGTACTGCCTTGTATTTTTCTCATTTCTTATTTATATTACCGGCAGTAAGTATATTAGAAAATACTCTTGTAGATTTAGAATTACAAAATAATGCCAAAAATATATAA
- the cox1-i1 gene encoding LAGLIDADG intron encoded protein (in frame with upstream exon) → RDILMNYSILAVIGIIKIANKSSFSFKLKYSTSSRRELCNFNLESFYFKYNEYLPGNSLPSEKFLIWFIGFTEGEGSFIINKRGDLCFVITQSNIDIYVLEFIQETLGFGKVIPQSKVTSRYVTQNKKEIELFVHLFNGNLILPRIKGKFEEFVKGFNAWVSKGRIRLDTVEVKHSSILPSLDNNWLLGFTDGEGCFTCSINKDKGFSFNFNIAQKWEQNVKILEHLCLLFNGGKVSKHASGHNVYEYRIGGLDNCKNIFTYFDNYKLITKKSASYIAWKEVHADLLNKNHLDPIKRIELKEKARLINKFN, encoded by the coding sequence AGAGATATTTTAATGAACTATTCAATTTTAGCTGTTATAGGTATAATTAAAATAGCCAATAAATCTAGCTTTTCATTTAAATTAAAGTATAGTACTTCTTCAAGGCGCGAGCTCTGTAATTTTAACTTAGAGTCTTTTTACTTTAAATATAATGAATATTTACCAGGCAATTCTTTACCTTCAGAAAAATTCTTAATTTGATTCATAGGATTTACAGAGGGTGAAGGATCTTTTATAATAAATAAAAGAGGCGATCTTTGTTTCGTTATTACACAAAGTAATATAGATATTTATGTATTAGAATTTATACAAGAAACTTTAGGATTTGGTAAAGTAATACCTCAATCAAAAGTTACAAGTAGATATGTTACTCAAAATAAAAAAGAAATCGAATTATTTGTTCATTTATTTAACGGTAATCTTATATTACCACGTATAAAGGGAAAGTTTGAAGAATTTGTGAAAGGATTTAATGCATGAGTATCTAAAGGAAGAATTAGATTAGATACAGTTGAAGTAAAACATTCTTCAATTTTACCCAGTTTAGATAACAATTGACTTTTAGGTTTTACTGACGGAGAAGGTTGTTTTACTTGTTCCATAAATAAAGATAAAGGATTTAGTTTTAATTTTAATATTGCTCAAAAATGAGAGCAAAATGTTAAAATACTTGAACATCTTTGTTTATTATTTAATGGGGGTAAAGTATCAAAACATGCTTCAGGTCACAATGTCTATGAATATAGAATAGGTGGATTAGATAACTGTAAGAATATATTCACTTATTTTGATAACTATAAATTAATTACGAAAAAATCTGCTTCGTATATAGCATGAAAAGAAGTACATGCTGATTTATTAAATAAAAATCATTTAGATCCCATAAAAAGGATTGAATTAAAAGAAAAAGCTAGATTAATTAATAAATTTAATTAA
- the cox1-i2 gene encoding GIY-YIG intron encoded protein (in frame with upstream exon) yields INHLVLPLKIAICWELLTIILLELYSVTMYNFEQSAGNQRVFNALVGPSETTRDPRKIFTRRYSPWNKNTLIHSFSNNSFNSRRKLSIYSLRNHYSTSSKEDNTKNLVALAGVAPLKIYYQFKEDRSSILKEQKDKSGIYCLINNINGHSYIGSSINLASRMKNYLNNTFLKSRQNANMPIVKALLKYGQSNFTLLIVEYVEPQVLTVRETYYITSILPYYNVLKQGYSSLGYKHTEETKQLLSELASNRVHSDTTKGLIAKALTGENNPFYNKSHSMESKVRMMEAKSAYPVYIYDSFKNLLVIFPSVSSLAHLIKSNHPTIVEAIKEQTIFRGEWYFTNIPYNISDNPLISNWTDKECKELILDINNMSHIRKGIFVYDTNKNFIRKYEGVTDAQRDLNISHSTIKKYAKIGGCYNGYIFSYERLND; encoded by the coding sequence ATAAACCACTTAGTTCTCCCTTTAAAGATCGCTATATGCTGGGAACTTCTGACAATTATACTACTAGAATTATATTCAGTGACAATGTATAATTTTGAACAATCAGCAGGGAACCAACGGGTATTTAATGCTCTAGTAGGTCCCTCAGAGACTACACGCGATCCTCGTAAAATATTTACGAGAAGATATAGTCCATGAAATAAAAATACATTAATTCATTCATTTAGTAACAATAGTTTTAATTCAAGGCGCAAGCTCTCTATTTATAGCTTACGTAACCATTATTCAACTTCTAGTAAAGAAGATAATACGAAAAATTTAGTAGCTTTAGCTGGGGTAGCTCCACTAAAGATATATTATCAATTTAAAGAGGATAGATCTTCTATTTTAAAAGAACAAAAAGATAAATCAGGGATTTACTGTCTAATAAATAACATAAACGGGCATTCTTATATAGGTAGTTCTATTAACTTAGCTTCTAGAATGAAAAATTATCTTAACAATACTTTTTTAAAAAGTAGACAAAATGCTAATATGCCCATTGTAAAAGCTTTACTTAAGTATGGTCAATCTAACTTTACTTTACTAATAGTGGAGTATGTAGAACCCCAGGTTTTAACTGTTAGAGAGACTTATTATATAACATCTATATTGCCTTATTATAATGTATTAAAGCAAGGTTATTCTTCTTTAGGATATAAGCACACAGAAGAAACTAAACAATTATTATCTGAATTGGCTAGTAATAGAGTACATAGTGATACAACTAAAGGTTTAATTGCTAAAGCTTTAACAGGTGAAAATAATCCTTTTTATAATAAAAGTCATTCTATGGAAAGTAAAGTAAGAATGATGGAAGCTAAATCAGCTTATCCTGTTTATATTTATGATTCCTTTAAAAATTTATTGGTTATTTTCCCTTCCGTTTCGTCTTTAGCTCATTTAATTAAATCTAATCACCCTACTATTGTTGAGGCTATAAAAGAGCAAACTATATTTAGAGGTGAATGATATTTTACCAATATACCTTATAATATAAGTGATAATCCTTTAATTTCTAATTGGACTGATAAAGAATGTAAAGAATTAATATTAGATATTAATAATATGAGTCATATTAGAAAAGGAATATTTGTGTATGATACTAATAAAAATTTCATACGTAAGTATGAAGGAGTAACGGATGCACAAAGAGACTTAAATATTAGTCATAGTACAATTAAAAAATATGCTAAAATAGGGGGTTGTTATAATGGTTACATATTTAGTTATGAAAGATTAAATGATTAA